CGCGAACTGCGCGACCGGCTGCCGCCTTCCTTCGATTTTCGGATCGAGCGCGTGTCCGACGATCCCTTTGTCGGACACCTCATCGTCGAAACGGCGCGATCGCTGAATGCCGGCGCGCTGCGGATGACGGAAAGTGAAGCCGTCAGGCTTTTCGGAGTGCTCCTGGATCTCGTCGCCCTGAGCTTGTCTCGCCGCTCGCGCGCGCAGACGGCGGAAGCGGCCAGCTTTGCCGATGCGACCGCTCTCGCGCTCCGCCGTGCCGTGCATGAGCGGCTCTCCGAGCAGGGCCTCACCGTCGCGGATGTTGCAAGCGCGATCGGCATCAGCGAGCGCTACGTGCACAAGCTGTTCGAGCGCGCGGGCACCACATTCTCGGACTACGTCATGGACCGCAGATTGGACGGCGCGGCGCGGGATCTGAGCGATCCCGCGAAAGTGGACCAGGCGATCGGCTCAATCGCCTTCGACTGGGGCTTCTGCGATCTCTCTCACTTCACCCGCCGTTTCAAGCAGCGCTTCGGCTGCCGGCCACGCGACTGGCGTGCGCGATGAGCGGAGTTACAGCGACCTGGCGATCAGCAGCTTCATGATCTCGTTGGTGCCGCCATAGATCTTCTGGATGCGGGAATCGATGAAGATGCGCGAGATCGGATATTCCTGCATATAACCGTAGCCGCCGAACAGCTGGAGGCATTCGTCGGCGGTCTGCACCTGCTTGTCCGAGCACCAGTACTTCGCCATCGATGCCGTGACGGTGTCGAGATCCCCGGTGATCAGGCGTTCGATGCACCAGTCGACGAAGACGCGCGCGATCATCGCCTCGGTCTTGCGCTCGGCGAGCGTAAAGGCGGTGTTCTGGAAATCCATCAGCGGCTTGCCGAACGCTTTCCGCTCCTTGGTGTACTCGGTGGTGAGCTTGACCGCGCGCTCCATCGAGGCGACGGCGCCGACCGCGAGCGCGAGGCGCTCCTGCGGCAATTGCTGCATCAGCTGGACAAAGCCCTGGCCTTCCTCCTTGCCGAGCAGGTTTTCCGGCGGGACCGTGACATTGTCGAAGAACAATTCGGACGTGTCGGAGGCATGCAGGCCGATCTTGTCGAGGTTGCGCCCGCGCCGATAGCCGTCCGCGCCTGATGTCTCGACCACGATCAGCGAGATGCCCTTGGCGCCAGCATCGCCGGTGCGCGCGACCACGATGACGAGATCGGCGGCCTGGCCGTTGGTGATGAACGTCTTCTGGCCGTTGATGACGTAGGAATTGCCCTGCTTCTTCGCCGTGGTCTTCACGGCCTGCAGGTCCGAGCCGGTGCCGGGCTCGGTCATGGCGATGGCGCCGACCATTTCGCCGCTCGCCATCTTCGGCAGCCAGCGCTTCTTCTGCTCCTCCGAGCCGTAATTGAGGATGTAGTGCGCGACGATGGAGCTGTGCACGGAAACGCCGGTCGTCAGTTCCGGCACCGTGCTTTCGAGGTCGTCGAGCACGGCGGCTTCATAGGCGAAGGTCGCGCCCAGCCCGCCATATTCCTCCGGCACGCTCGCCAGCAGCGCGCCCATCTCGCCGAGCCCGCGCCAGGCGAAGCGGTCGACCATCTTCTGCTCGCGCCATTTTTCGGCATGCGGCGCCAGGTCCTTGGCAAGATACTTCCGGAACTGGTCGCGGAAGATTTCGAGCTCTTCGGTCATCCAGGAGGAGCGGTAGGACATGGTTACCTCGGTTGATGCGGCGTTCCGGCTTGGTAGGCTAGTCGGCCGCGGCAATTATTGTGTTTTCAGGCTGCGCCGGTGGCGCTACCAAGGCGACCGGAAACGCGTCTGTCGGGATATCTGATTTTGGCTGTCAAAACGCAGGAGCTCAAGCTCGACATCGAGCGCGTCGGCACGGTCTCGGCCATCCTGACGCAGCCGGACAACGCGCACGCCTGCTACGTCCTGGCGCATGGTGCGGGCGCCGACATGCGGCATTCGTTCATGAATGAGGTCGCCGCGGGCCTCGCGTCACGCGGTATCGCGACTTTCCGCTTCAATTTTCTCTACATGGAAAAGAAACACGGGCGGCCCGATCAGCCGGCGGTCGCGCACGCCGCCATCCGCGCGGCGGTCGAGGAGGCGGCGCGGCTATGCCCCGGATTGAAGCTCGTCGCCGGCGGAAAGTCCTTCGGCGGACGCATGACCTCGCAGGCGCAATCCAAGGCGGCGCTGCCTGGTGTCAAAGGGCTCGCCTTCCTCGGCTTTCCCCTACATGCCGACAAGAAGCCTTCGACCGAGCGGGCCGAGCATCTCGCCGGCATCGCCATCCCCATGTTGTTCCTGCAAGGCACGCGCGACGGTCTTGCCGATCTCGGCCATCTCAAGCCCGTCGTCGCGCGGCTCGGGGCGAAGGCGACGCTCCATGAGGTCGAAGGCGGCGACCACTCCTTTGCGGTGCTGAAGAAGTCCGGCCGCAGCAATGACGAGGCGCTTGTAGAAGTGCTCGATGCGCTCGCGGCCTGGATCGACGAGCTTGCCTGAAGTTCACGCCGAATAGAGCCCCTTGTCGCGCGCCTTCTGGATCGCCAGCGCGGCGATCAGGTCGAGCGTCGGCGTCAACAGGCCGGCGGTGCGCGCGAAGGCGGCGGGCGCCCTCACCAGCACGTCGATCTCCATGGCGCGACCGAGCTCATAGTCCTGCAGCAGCGACGGCTTGTGGTTGGGGGCAGGGCCGCTCCGCGTCACGCGCTTGACCTCGGGAATGAAGTGCTGGGCGATATCGTTGGCCTCGTTCAGCATGCGCGGAATGACTTCAGTGAAGGCGGGGTCGTCGCGCACGCCGCGCGCGGTCTGGCCGGTGAGCAGGCACAGCACCGACAGCGACATGTTGGTCAGCAACTTTGACCAGATCGCCTCGCGGATCTCGGCGACAGGCGGTGACTCCAGCCGGGCATCGTTGAAGACGCCTCGGAGCTTGGTGATGCGGTCGCAATTGCGGTCGTCGCATTCGCCGATCAAGAGGCGGTTGCGGTCCGGCGTCAGATTCTGCACCACGCCGGGCGCGGTCACTTCGTTGGAGGAGAAGACGACGCCGCCGATGATCCGCTCCTTCGGGATGCAGGCGCGCAGGCGTCCGCCGGGATCGAGGAACGAAATGTCCGGCGGCGTCGGATGCCGCGGCGGCAGGCCGATCCCGTACCACCAGGGAATGCCGTTCTGCGCGAACACGATCGCGGTGTCGTCCTGGAGCAGCGGCTTGATGCTGGAGACCAGTCCCTGGAGCGCGGTGGCCTTCAGCGTCGAGATCACGACGTCCTGCGGGCCGAGCTGGGCCGGATCGCCCGACGCGTTCACCTTGGCGCTGACCTCGGAATCGCCGACGCGCAGCTTGAGGCCATTGGCCCGGACGGCCTCGAGATGCGGGCCCCGCATCACGCAACTGACCTCATGGCCGGCGCGCGCCAGCCGAACCGCAAGATGGCTGCCGACGGCGCCCGCGCCGAAAATGCAGATGCGCATGTGATGTCCTGTCCCTGATAGCTTGGTGCCGCCCGGCGGCAGCATGACACAAGCCGCCATGCGATGGACGCGGCCGCCCTACGCCGGAAAGATATGGATCGGGACGCGTTGCCTCGGCCATAGTGCGCGCCAAGCAAACGATCGGAGGATCGCCGATGACTGCCAGCCCCGTCCTGTGGACCCTCGATGAACGTGGGGTTGCGACCGTCACGCTGAACCGGCCGGAGGTCAACAATGCCTATGACGGCGCCTTGATCGCGGGCGTGCTCGCGGCCATGGACGAGCTGGCTAAGAAGCCGAACCTTCGCGTCGTCGTGCTCAAGGGCAACGGCAAGCATTTTCAGGCCGGCGCCGACCTCAAATGGATCAATGGCGTGCGGCCGCAATCGGCTGAGGCGAACGAAGCGGCATCGCGCGCGACCTTCGAGGCGGTGCAGCGGCTCAACACGCTGCCAATCCCGACCGTCGCGCTGGTGCAGGGCGGCTGTTTTGGCGGCGGCACCGGCGTGATCGCGGCCTGCGATGTCGTGATCGCGGCGGACAATGCGCTGTTCTCGATCACCGAGGTGCGCTGGGGCCTGACCGCGGCCATCATCATCCCGCAGCTCTGTGACGCCATCGGTGTACGGCAGGTCCGTCGCTACGCGCTCACCGGCGAGCGTTTTGGCGCCGAGGACGCCCGCCGCATCGGCCTCGTGCACGAGGTCGTGCCGCTCGCCGATCTCGAAGCCGCAGGTAGCAAGGTGGTCGAGCAACTGCTTGCCAACGGACCGGACGCGATGGCCGAGACCAAGCGCCTGGCGCTGGAGAGCTCGTTCGGCGGCATGGCCGTGGACGATGCCGCGTACAAGCGGCTCGTGCACCTGCACTCGCTCAAGCGCCAGAGTGCAGAGGCGGCGGAAGGGCTGGCCTCGTTTGCGGAGAAGCGATCGGCGAATTGGGGCGGTGGTAAGGGCTGAGTGTTGGTGCTCAGCAGCCGCGGCAGATGTTGTTGATGCTGCGGTAGACGGCGTCGTCGTCCTGCCGCATCTGGCGCATCGATTCGAGCGTCTTGTTCTCGCCGGTCACAGGTGCAGGCTTGCGCTTGGCCGCGAGCTCTTCCTCCTGCCGCTTGTAGCAGGCTTCCCGCTCGGCCTTGGCCTGGATGAAGCGGCAGTTCTGCTCCACGGCTGCGGCGGGAGTGGCGGAGATCGCGAGACCGATCAGGGCGGGCAGAGTGAATTTCAAAAGTGTCGAATCCATGCGGGCAGTTCTGTCAGGTCCGTCATTCCCGGGCAACCGTCTTGTGCCAGGCGCGTAGCCCGGATGGAGCGAAGCGCAATCCGGGGCCGGCGTTCCCGCATTCCGCTTCGCTCCATGCGGGCTACGGCCCTTCACAGCGAGGGCGCAAGTGACGTTTTTAGCAGTGTCAGCAGCGCCTGCACCGCAGCCGCATTGCGCCGGCGCTCGGGGATGGCGGCCTTCACCCATAGTTCCGGAATCGGATAGTCGCGCAGCACCGGCTTGAGCCTGCCGTCGCGCAAGGCGTCGGCGACGAGATAATGCGACATCAGCACGATGCCGTTGCCGGCGATCGCGCTGCGCGCCAGCACGTGTCCCTCGTTGGAGGAGAGCAGCGGGCTGACCTGGATGCTGATGCGGCCGCGTGGTCCGTCAAAGAGCCATTCGGGGCCGGTCGGCATGAAGCTGAGGCAGCGGTGCTCGACTAGGTCACGCGGATGTTTTGGCGTGCCGTGCTTCTTCAAATAAGCCGGCGAGGCACAGAGCAATCGCTTCAACGGGACCAGCGGCTCGTCGACCACGCCGCCGAAGGAATGCGGGAAAGCGCCGATTGCGATGTCAAACCCCTCGCTGACGGGATCGACCGGGCGGTCGATCAGCACGATCTCCAGCTTCAGTCGCGGATTTTGCGTCTGGAAGGCGCTGAAGGCGTCGGCGAGCCTCGCCACCGTCAGCGAGGTCGGCGCCTTGATGCGCAAGTGATCGACGAGATCGTGGCCCTTCTCGCCCATGCGCGAGAGCAGGTCGGTGGCATCAGCAACGACGCCGCGCGCGCGATGCACATAGCGCTGCCCCGCTTCCGTGAGCCGCAGCTGCCGGGTCGAGCGGTGAAACAGCGGCGTGCCGATCCGCGCCTCCAGCTGCGTGACGCGCTTGGCGACGACCGAGGTCGAGACGTCGAGTTTTCGCGCAGCAGCCGAGAAGCCCGCGGCATCGGCAGTGGCGAGGAAGGCCTGAAGGTTCACCAGGATGTCCATGTCGACCTTTCTCGATTCGCGAAAGCTGATCTCATATTTTGGTAGATTGTAGCTTGCTGCGCGTTAATTCATAGTCGCCTGTAAGCAGGGAATCTTGGGAAGGGACGCGCCATGCGGGCCACGATGATCGAAGAACCGGCGCGTCAGGTGCCGCTCTACGGCGATTATGAAGTCGTCGTGCTTGGCGGCGGCCCCGCCGGCATTGTCGCTGCGGCCTCAGCCGCGCGCGCCGGGCGGAAGACGCTGCTGATCGAGCGCTACGGTTTTCTCGGCGGCATGGGGACGGCGGCCGGCGTCACCAATTTCTGCGGCCTGCACGGCAATGTCTACGGCAAGGCGCACCGGCTGGTGCAGGGCATGGCCTCCGAGCTGCTGGCGCGGATCGATCGCTTGAACGGCCTGAACACACCGCATCTGATCCTCGG
This genomic stretch from Bradyrhizobium sp. CCGB12 harbors:
- a CDS encoding helix-turn-helix domain-containing protein; protein product: MEQLNSESRPRHLVWDTGGARPEEQFSYYREAICQAFMNLTPESATTSRFPAKVEAIKIGNGAINRVVFPEHTVHRSRADIAASTESCFYLNIKLAGRCRMLQGGRDVSLSRGQVGICDSDREVTLLHDRGPRLEVASFWVPSRELRDRLPPSFDFRIERVSDDPFVGHLIVETARSLNAGALRMTESEAVRLFGVLLDLVALSLSRRSRAQTAEAASFADATALALRRAVHERLSEQGLTVADVASAIGISERYVHKLFERAGTTFSDYVMDRRLDGAARDLSDPAKVDQAIGSIAFDWGFCDLSHFTRRFKQRFGCRPRDWRAR
- a CDS encoding acyl-CoA dehydrogenase family protein; translation: MSYRSSWMTEELEIFRDQFRKYLAKDLAPHAEKWREQKMVDRFAWRGLGEMGALLASVPEEYGGLGATFAYEAAVLDDLESTVPELTTGVSVHSSIVAHYILNYGSEEQKKRWLPKMASGEMVGAIAMTEPGTGSDLQAVKTTAKKQGNSYVINGQKTFITNGQAADLVIVVARTGDAGAKGISLIVVETSGADGYRRGRNLDKIGLHASDTSELFFDNVTVPPENLLGKEEGQGFVQLMQQLPQERLALAVGAVASMERAVKLTTEYTKERKAFGKPLMDFQNTAFTLAERKTEAMIARVFVDWCIERLITGDLDTVTASMAKYWCSDKQVQTADECLQLFGGYGYMQEYPISRIFIDSRIQKIYGGTNEIMKLLIARSL
- a CDS encoding alpha/beta family hydrolase, giving the protein MAVKTQELKLDIERVGTVSAILTQPDNAHACYVLAHGAGADMRHSFMNEVAAGLASRGIATFRFNFLYMEKKHGRPDQPAVAHAAIRAAVEEAARLCPGLKLVAGGKSFGGRMTSQAQSKAALPGVKGLAFLGFPLHADKKPSTERAEHLAGIAIPMLFLQGTRDGLADLGHLKPVVARLGAKATLHEVEGGDHSFAVLKKSGRSNDEALVEVLDALAAWIDELA
- a CDS encoding ketopantoate reductase family protein, producing the protein MRICIFGAGAVGSHLAVRLARAGHEVSCVMRGPHLEAVRANGLKLRVGDSEVSAKVNASGDPAQLGPQDVVISTLKATALQGLVSSIKPLLQDDTAIVFAQNGIPWWYGIGLPPRHPTPPDISFLDPGGRLRACIPKERIIGGVVFSSNEVTAPGVVQNLTPDRNRLLIGECDDRNCDRITKLRGVFNDARLESPPVAEIREAIWSKLLTNMSLSVLCLLTGQTARGVRDDPAFTEVIPRMLNEANDIAQHFIPEVKRVTRSGPAPNHKPSLLQDYELGRAMEIDVLVRAPAAFARTAGLLTPTLDLIAALAIQKARDKGLYSA
- a CDS encoding enoyl-CoA hydratase-related protein; protein product: MTASPVLWTLDERGVATVTLNRPEVNNAYDGALIAGVLAAMDELAKKPNLRVVVLKGNGKHFQAGADLKWINGVRPQSAEANEAASRATFEAVQRLNTLPIPTVALVQGGCFGGGTGVIAACDVVIAADNALFSITEVRWGLTAAIIIPQLCDAIGVRQVRRYALTGERFGAEDARRIGLVHEVVPLADLEAAGSKVVEQLLANGPDAMAETKRLALESSFGGMAVDDAAYKRLVHLHSLKRQSAEAAEGLASFAEKRSANWGGGKG
- a CDS encoding LysR family transcriptional regulator: MDILVNLQAFLATADAAGFSAAARKLDVSTSVVAKRVTQLEARIGTPLFHRSTRQLRLTEAGQRYVHRARGVVADATDLLSRMGEKGHDLVDHLRIKAPTSLTVARLADAFSAFQTQNPRLKLEIVLIDRPVDPVSEGFDIAIGAFPHSFGGVVDEPLVPLKRLLCASPAYLKKHGTPKHPRDLVEHRCLSFMPTGPEWLFDGPRGRISIQVSPLLSSNEGHVLARSAIAGNGIVLMSHYLVADALRDGRLKPVLRDYPIPELWVKAAIPERRRNAAAVQALLTLLKTSLAPSL